The Arachis duranensis cultivar V14167 chromosome 2, aradu.V14167.gnm2.J7QH, whole genome shotgun sequence genome has a window encoding:
- the LOC107473087 gene encoding uncharacterized protein LOC107473087, which produces MVRADASVNIKVLLNATAAHFGFRPTYRRVWMAKQKAVAIIYGNWDESYNELPQWVLGVQLTMAGTVAVLRTCPVRVGGQDGNSNILPVAFALVEGENAESWSFFLSHLRQHVTPQPGLLVISDRHNGIKAALEAPDGGWLPPSAYRTFCIRHVAANFALTFMGKDARRLLVNAVYAKIEVEFDYWFDILRSENPAMCDWANRIEYSLWTQYCDEGRRFGHMTTNISECVNSILKGVRNLPVCSLVKATYGRLAELFVRKGREAEAQMGTGQQFSQYLVKCIEANLKIARCFTVTVYDRDNSEYTVAETTPTGSFSLGTYRVSLGSTTCDCGYFQSLHFPCPHALACCAYSRLTWQPYVHQVYRLSSIFGVYQMGFTPPIPEGFWPPYAGPTVIPDPNMRRAREGRPRSTRIRTNMDNADPNRPKRCGLCRQSGHTRRSCSQAAGPSGNAGN; this is translated from the exons ATGGTTAGGGCTGACGCATCCGTCAACATCAAGGTGCTTCTAAATGCAACGGCAGCACACTTTGGCTTCAGGCCTACATACCGGAGGGTATGGATGGCGAAGCAGAAGGCGGTAGCAATCATCTACGGGAACTGGGATGAGTCGTACAACGAGCTCCCTCAGTGGGTCTTAGGAGTTCAGTTGACTATGGCTGGCACTGTAGCAGTCCTCAGGACCTGCCCTGTTCGAGTTGGTGGACAG GACGGGAATTCCAACATACTCCCTGTGGCATTCGCACTAGTTGAGGGTGAGAATGCTGAGTCATGGTCCTTCTTTCTCTCCCACCTCCGTCAGCACGTGACACCTCAGCCAGGTCTGTTAGttatttcagataggcataacGGTATCAAGGCAGCACTTGAGGCACCTGATGGGGGATGGCTACCTCCGTCTGCATACCGGACATTCTGCATTCGACACGTTGCAGCGAATTTCGCCCTGACCTTCATGGGCAAAGATGCCCGGAGGCTTCTTGTGAACGCCGTATATGCGAAGATCGAGGTGGAGTTTGACTACTGGTTCGACATCCTGCGCTCTGAGAATCCGGCAATGTGTGACTGGGCGAACCGAATTGAGTACTCGTTGTGGACACAGTACTGTGATGAGGGTCGGAGATTCGGGCACATGACGACCAATATTTCAGAGTGTGTCAATTCAATCCTGAAGGGGGTAAGAAACCTCCCTGTTTGCTCACTGGTGAAGGCCACATACGGAAGGCTGGCTGAGCTATTTGTCCGTAAGGGTAGGGAGGCCGAGGCTCAGATGGGTACTGGACAACAATTCAGTCAATACCTAGTAAAGTGTATCGAGGCCAACCTGAAGATAGCCAGGTGCTTCACGGTGACTGTTTATGACAGGGATAACTCGGAGTACACTGTGGCTGAGACGACTCCGACAGGTTCATTCTCACTTGGTACGTACAGGGTCTCATTAGGGTCCACGACTTGTGATTGTGGATACTTCCAGTCACTTCATTTCCCGTGTCCTCATGCACTGGCCTGCTGTGCTTATTCTCGTCTTACATGGCAGCCTTACGTCCACCAGGTCTATCGCCTTAGTTCCATTTTCGGTGTCTATCAGATGGGATTTACACCTCCCATTCCGGAGGGTTTCTGGCCACCATATGCCGGGCCTACCGTTATACCGGATCCGAACATGAGGCGTGCGAGGGAGGGTCGTCCAAGGTCCACACGTATTCGCACCAACATGGATAATGCAGATCCGAACCGGCCAAAGAGATGTGGCCTCTGCAGGCAGTCAGGACACACCCGTCGTAGTTGTTCACAAGCCGCAGGACCCAGCGGGAATGCAGGGAATTAA
- the LOC107473089 gene encoding protein MAIN-LIKE 1-like, whose product MGDDPGRLYRLDGVAHIAGVINDEPRRCISSVRRQQGMRLDERYVLYLQMAGLYHLARLNDRWFRLDEPLVSAFVERWRLETHTFHMPFGECTITLQDVAYQLGLPVDGHYETFGECPDGADEETVRRFAHAYIMMLLGTQLFADKSGNRIHIRWLPYAARLEEMGGYSWGSAALAWLYRCMCRVANRHVVKLAGPLQLLQSWIFWRFPTFRPTGYDAFSWPLASRWSGYNIGISNEGPRVQMARLKIDLL is encoded by the exons ATGGGGGACGATCCTGGGAGGCTTTATCGTTTGGATGGAGTTGCTCATATCGCCGGGGTGATCAATGACGAG CCTCGGCGTTGCATATCCAGCGTTAGGCGGCAGCAGGGGATGCGACTTGATGAGAGGTACGTTCTGTACTTGCAGATGGCCGGATTGTACCATCTTGCGAGACTGAACGACAGATGGTTTCGACTAGACGAGCCCCTAGTTAGCGCATTCGTCGAGAGGTGGCGGCTTGAGACGCACACCTTCCACATGCCTTTCGGAGAGTGCACCATCACGCTTCAGGACGTCGCATACCAGCTGGGGTTGCCAGTGGACGGACATTAC GAGACATTTGGAGAGTGTCCCGACGGGGCTGATGAGGAGACAGTTAGGCGCTTTGCCCATGCCTATATCATGATGTTATTGGGCACGCAGCTGTTTGCCGATAAGTCCGGCAACCGTATACACATCAGATGGCTACCCTATGCTGCTCGGCTTGAGGAGATGGGTGGCTACAGTTGGGGGTCGGCGGCCCTAGCATGGTTGTACCGGTGCATGTGCCGGGTCGCCAACAGACATGTCGTGAAGTTAGCTGGGCCTTTACAGTTACTGCAGTCTTGGATCTTCTGGAGGTTTCCTACTTTTAGGCCTACTGGGTATGATGCGTTTAGCTGGCCTCTTGCCTCGAG ATGGTCTGGTTACAATATTGGGATTAGCAACGAGGGACCCCGCGTACAGATGGCTCGCCTGAAGATCGACTTGTTATAG
- the LOC107473086 gene encoding uncharacterized protein LOC107473086 — protein sequence MASEDSFLVLVHHRGSIKRKTRSGVKFTDKDPLCIIVSPVTSYDGLVSSVLGKLGLKGVKRVKKFFYRIPITVLHDTVKYDCFTIGSDEDLQVMFLSRRQFPEVRTPELLTKFVDVVSSSSGSNRNANTIATAVGSSSRPAVASSSVPVYEAAVQPAASPLFAVDLASNVGDEVGYDEHHPTQLQCPPPAGVGEGLCDDPDDDEVEPDIIADKSGDDVGASDPIRLTGGSSSGTNQYPPHFSSLDLDAMRQDEHLGQLAGFGARDTDGSAGMTEFQVGQQFQDKDEALLSVKTYSIRRGVQYKVVESDYCRYMGKCSEFGKGAHG from the coding sequence ATGGCTAGTGAAGATAGTTTTCTAGTGCTAGTACACCACAGAGGATCGATTAAGAGAAAAACTCGGTCTGGGGTGAAGTTCACGGATAAAGATCCTCTATGTATTATCGTGAGCCCCGTGACCAGTTACGATGGTCTCGTGAGCTCTGTGCTTGGCAAACTTGGTCTGAAAGGAGTGAAGAGAGTTAAGAAGTTTTTCTATCGCATTCCAATCACGGTGCTCCACGATACGGTGAAGTATGATTGTTTCACGATCGGGAGTGATGAGGACTTGCAAGTCATGTTTCTTTCTCGTAGGCAGTTTCCGGAGGTGAGGACACCGGAGCTGTTGACTAAGTTCGTCGACGTGGTATCTAGCTCTAGTGGGTCGAACCGAAATGCCAACACTATAGCCACGGCGGTCGGTTCGAGCTCGAGACCGGCGGTTGCTTCTTCCTCCGTTCCAGTGTATGAGGCAGCGGTCCAGCCTGCCGCCTCCCCATTGTTTGCTGTTGATCTCGCCAGCAATGTTGGAGACGAGGTTGGATATGATGAACATCATCCGACTCAATTACAGTGTCCTCCACCGGCTGGTGTTGGCGAGGGATTGTGTGATGATCCAGATGATGATGAAGTCGAGCCGGATATTATCGCTGATAAAAGCGGCGATGATGTTGGAGCGAGTGATCCGATAAGGCTTACTGGTGGTTCTAGTTCTGGCACAAATCAGTACCCACCCcatttttcatctttggatctggATGCCATGAGGCAGGACGAACATCTTGGGCAGCTAGCTGGATTTGGCGCTAGAGATACCGACGGGTCTGCCGGTATGACAGAGTTCCAGGTTGGTCAACAATTCCAGGATAAAGATGAGGCGCTGTTGAGTGTCAAGACGTACAGCATCCGCCGAGGGGTACAGTACAAGGTGGTTGAGTCTGACTATTGCCGATACATGGGAAAGTGTTCTGAATTTGGGAAGGGTGCACATGGCTGA